From a single Brassica napus cultivar Da-Ae chromosome C9, Da-Ae, whole genome shotgun sequence genomic region:
- the LOC125592852 gene encoding CRS2-associated factor 1, mitochondrial-like, giving the protein MSMMMIRLLSRNNSSSFSNLPTRCLHGASSDEAVSTYSRLRDIYNFHPPPPASEDPERKKKKPPKPQYRPPSSLEGVKKMHSSLPFDFRFSYTESSSSVRPIGLREPKYSPFGPDRLNREWTGVCAPAVEEDPKLEEIRRKEREKIQGPPLTEAERKFLVELCQRNKTKRQINLGRDGLTHNMLNDIYNHWKHAEAVRVKCLGVPTLDMKNVIFHLEDKTYGQVVSKHCGTLVLYRGRNYDPKKRPKIPLMLWKPHEPVYPRLIKTTIDGLTIEETKAMRKKGLAVPPLTKLAKNGYYGSLVPMVRDAFLVTELVRIDCLGLEKKDYKKIGAKLRDLVPCILVTFDKEQVVIWRGKDYKPAEDEAEYPPSFIHHEGL; this is encoded by the exons ATGTCAATGATGATGATTCGTCTCCTCTCCCGCAACAATTCATCATCCTTCAGTAATCTCCCCACGCGCTGCCTTCACGGCGCTTCTTCCGACGAAGCAGTTTCCACCTATTCACGACTCCGAGACATTTACAACTTCCATCCACCACCGCCAGCCTCCGAAGATCccgagaggaagaagaagaagccgccGAAGCCGCAATACCGACCACCGTCGTCTCTGGAAGGGGTGAAGAAGATGCACTCCAGTCTCCCCTTCGATTTCAGGTTCAGCTACACGGAGAGCAGTTCCAGTGTGAGGCCCATTGGGTTGAGAGAGCCCAAGTACTCCCCTTTCGGCCCTGATCGATTGAACCGGGAATGGACGGGTGTATGTGCGCCGGCGGTGGAGGAGGATCCGAAGCTGGAAGAGATAAGGAGGAAAGAGAGGGAGAAGATACAGGGCCCACCGCTCACTGAAGCTGAGAGGAAGTTCCTGGTTGAGCTTTGTCAGAGGAACAAAACCAAAAGGCAAATCAACCTCGGGAGAGATGGTTTGACTCACAATATGCTCAATGACATCTACAACCACTGGAAACACGCTGAAGCTGTTCGTGTCAAATGTCTTGGTGTCCCAACTCTCGACATGAAGAACGTTATCTTCCACCTTGAG GATAAAACGTATGGGCAGGTGGTTTCCAAGCACTGTGGTACCCTTGTCTTATATAGAGGGCGTAACTACGATCCTAAGAAAAGGCCCAAGATTCCTTTGATGTTGTGGAAACCTCATGAACCCGTCTACCCTAGGCTTATTAAAACTACCATTGATGGTCTAACCATCGAGGAGACcaaagctatgagaaagaaaGGCCTTGCCGTTCCTCCCCTCACTAAACTCG CTAAGAATGGGTATTACGGTAGTCTTGTTCCAATGGTGAGAGACGCGTTCCTCGTTACTGAATTAGTACGAATTGATTGCTTGGGACTAGAGAAAAAAGATTACAAGAAAATTGGTGCTAAGCTAAGg GATTTGGTGCCTTGCATCCTGGTGACATTTGACAAGGAGCAGGTCGTTATTTGGAGAGGTAAAGACTATAAGCCAGCCGAGGACGAAGCTGAATATCCTCCATCCTTCATTCATCACGAAGGACTCTGA